One genomic window of Elaeis guineensis isolate ETL-2024a chromosome 2, EG11, whole genome shotgun sequence includes the following:
- the LOC105049422 gene encoding uncharacterized protein, which translates to MSYENYDPCFPDQPVVDRYLPLWAKQPSFRYKPAFVWAEDSPRGMAWASITYTELSSSVEDIASRLLHPLQRGDTLLILCSPGLQLVKLLFAAQRAGLVAIPIIPPDPSSFSPAKQGPAHHHLLRALSQANPKAAIAHSSYISAVTRSISPSTSDRLARLLHKLQWIPVDDLEDENQNSCCPNSDTSEYLGCGPTDTYLIQYTSGATGIPKPVLVTAGAAAHNVRVARKAYDLQPSSVIVSWLPQYHDCGLMFLLLTVVSGATCVLTSPGAFLHRPRLWLELITEFKATCTPVPSFTLPLVVKRGGIDQGTLRLKLGSMRNLILINEPIYKSSVDEFVDEFARVGLNPSSISPSYGLAENGTFVSTAWQCQGEEGCRYPNMPSYNKLLPSARLSSPSSSSSYEEEEMDIIVVNQETCEPVEDGVEGEIWVSSPSNAAGYLGHPSLTHEVFHGRLPGRAGKCYVRTGDRGIVKGDERYLYVVGRTVDVIRMHDGRNSVHAHYIETAVHNSSPKYLRGGCVAAFEMASPMPSKRMVVAVVAELQTKEEGGRVGTYRRIGEAIREGVLKEEGVRVGWVVLVESGSVPKTTSGKLRRWLAKNKLLEGRFPVVCEVCFEEYSSAVEERGEKDGVGSGEVGEGMRDAVLVRALGTAGRRFSLISFL; encoded by the coding sequence ATGTCCTATGAGAACTATGATCCTTGCTTCCCGGACCAGCCGGTTGTGGACCGTTACCTCCCCTTATGGGCTAAACAACCTAGTTTCCGGTACAAGCCCGCCTTTGTGTGGGCAGAGGACTCTCCCAGGGGCATGGCATGGGCCTCCATCACCTACACGGAGCTCAGCTCCTCTGTGGAAGACATCGCCTcccggctcctccaccctctccaGAGAGGTGACACCCTCCTTATCCTCTGTTCTCCTGGTCTCCAACTTGTAAAGCTCCTCTTCGCCGCTCAACGTGCCGGCCTCGTTGCTATCCCTATCATCCCTCCAgatccttcttccttctccccagCCAAACAAGGCCCCGCCCATCACCACCTCCTAAGGGCCCTTTCCCAGGCCAACCCAAAGGCTGCCATAGCCCATTCATCCTACATCTCTGCCGTGACCAGATCTATTTCGCCGTCGACTTCCGATCGGCTTGCTCGCCTACTTCACAAACTCCAGTGGATCCCTGTCGACGATTTGGAGGATGAGAACCAAAACTCTTGTTGCCCGAATTCAGACACTTCAGAGTATTTGGGCTGTGGGCCGACTGACACTTACCTCATCCAGTACACTTCTGGTGCAACTGGAATACCGAAGCCGGTGCTCGTGACTGCTGGTGCCGCAGCTCATAATGTGAGGGTGGCGAGGAAGGCCTACGACCTCCAGCCGAGCAGCGTCATTGTGTCGTGGCTGCCACAGTATCATGACTGTGGCCTAATGTTCCTCCTGCTAACTGTTGTCTCAGGTGCCACCTGCGTGCTCACCTCACCGGGGGCCTTCTTGCACCGGCCTCGCCTCTGGCTTGAGCTCATCACCGAGTTCAAGGCCACTTGCACCCCAGTTCCTTCCTTCACCTTGCCGCTAGTGGTAAAAAGAGGAGGTATCGACCAAGGGACACTACGTCTGAAGCTGGGGAGCATGAGGAACCTAATCCTGATCAATGAGCCTATCTACAAATCTTCAGTCGATGAATTTGTTGATGAATTCGCTCGTGTGGGGCTCAACCCATCGTCGATCTCTCCATCCTATGGCCTGGCAGAGAACGGCACCTTTGTCTCCACCGCATGGCAATGCCAAGGGGAAGAAGGGTGTCGCTACCCAAATATGCCGTCCTACAACAAGCTTTTGCCTTCCGCGAGGCTCTCATCGCCTTCCTCCTCGTCATCATATGAAGAAGAGGAGATGGATATAATCGTGGTGAACCAAGAAACCTGCGAGCCAGTGGAGGACGGGGTGGAGGGAGAGATATGGGTCTCTTCTCCAAGCAACGCAGCGGGGTACCTCGGACACCCATCCTTAACTCATGAAGTGTTTCATGGGAGGCTCCCAGGGAGGGCTGGCAAATGTTATGTCAGGACCGGAGATCGGGGGATCGTCAAGGGAGATGAGAGGTATCTTTACGTAGTTGGTCGGACTGTTGACGTGATAAGAATGCATGATGGCCGGAATTCAGTACATGCACACTATATCGAGACTGCGGTGCATAACAGCAGTCCCAAGTATCTGAGAGGAGGGTGTGTTGCTGCATTTGAAATGGCATCGCCGATGCCGAGCAAGAGAATGGTCGTCGCGGTAGTCGCAGAGTTGCAGACGAaagaagagggagggagagttGGTACTTATAGAAGGATAGGTGAGGCGATAAGAGAGGGTGTGCTGAAGGAAGAGGGGGTCCGGGTTGGGTGGGTGGTGTTGGTGGAGAGTGGGAGTGTTCCGAAGACAACTTCGGGGAAGCTAAGGAGGTGGTTGGCGAAGAACAAGCTGTTGGAGGGGAGATTTCCAGTAGTCTGCGAGGTCTGCTTCGAGGAGTACTCGTCGGCCGTTGAGGAGAGAGGGGAGAAGGATGGAGTGGGGAGTGGTGAGGTGGGAGAGGGAATGAGAGATGCGGTACTGGTTCGGGCTCTAGGAACTGCTGGTCGCCGGTTCTCTTTGATTTCGTTTTTGTGA